The Macrobrachium nipponense isolate FS-2020 chromosome 7, ASM1510439v2, whole genome shotgun sequence DNA window TCTTTTGTCCAAAACAAAGAACTTCCCGAGGACCGCTCCTCCAGTTGTTTCCAGCcatgcctgtacccgatgttttaactttcttctccatacttcctccagcgtttaACAAAAGAAAGATCCCAAAAGGGAATACTTAAACCTTGATCAACTCTCCTTAATTTATGCTCTCCCCACCAAgtctgaatactttctctatcatccccctccaAGTGggggtggtacacatatattctgtcttggatacttacatattctcattcctctgtccctCCAGTactttgtctccatctttccaatttgttcacttccagatcttccctgcatctgctgcacacagaacaatatcaatCCGCTATACAAATATGTTTTTCCATGGtaactgtctcccttacttcctcctccttataaacactccatcactatgttaaagataaactgggctcagagccgacccctggtgtaatccttaCTCTCACCTTCAAAaacctctgtctccccaacagcTGCTCCACCTCACTCTCGGTAAATACAATTTTCCGGTACAGCTCTTTGTATCAATTCGCAACTAACTtcctctggcaccatcttctacCCTCAGAGCTCGCCTCCATACCGCtttcttgtctcgggactctgtcataagccttttcaaggtcaactGAAATACCTATGTTAGGTCCCTTtatgtctttccccgaatttctaaACCAGTGAAgttttgcctcagacaaaatgtaccatctgttgttcccttgCCCTTCATTTAAATCCCATCTGCTGCTTTACCTATTTGTTACTTCTTCTCTCAGTGTTTAGCATCTATTCATTACCTTTCCAGTATCCTTGTCAAAGGTGTGGGACATCAAATTTAATTGCCCTATAATTACCCACCACTCTTGGACATTgccttttccctttaaaaaattctgggatcaatatactcccacgccgcACTCATTGGTATCTTTTGTTTGCCTGGTTTCGAAGGATCGTTTATCGATAAGATCGCTGACAGTAATATTCCCACTCCTTTCATTCTCCTAAATGCCTTTTCCgaatgcctccaccgggatcattgTTCTGGTCCggtttgccttcccattcttcatcctTCCTTTCAGTGGCATTTAGTTACcgctcttgcctagaaaacctcattaccaatGCCAAATGGTTCActttgcccatcctctcttacttagtctattatttttcttCGAATTTAACAACATGTTTCGAAAATTTATTCTTTTCCATcttcttcacaatgtcttccccTTTCCTTTCTAAGGGCCACTACAACCCTCTTTGATTCTTTAATTTGTTTGGATGTGTGTTATTATCTTTGGCTGCTCTTTATTTCTAGCCGTTTGATAGCCTTCATCAATCTTCTTTAattccttcctttgtccccaagCTCATTATTACATCATCATCATACGACGTTTGCTTtctagcttgggctaccacctttttcacctcCCCCTTTGTTTTTCTCcttgtacctatttctgtcttcccacTGACTGGTGactcttccccatcttttcttTTGCCTCCTTCTTCAATCATTTTGTCCTACTACTTTCTCAAGTTGTCATTTCATCCCACCACCAAACCTAATCCAcctttttcttcccatatgataacCAGATGTCTTCTCCTAGCAAGCGTCCTTTCCGCGGATTGCCTTCTTTATTACTGGCCTGCAATTTTTCGGTGCCCAACCAAAATTCTTAGAACATTCTTCAATACCTATATcaaatatcctccaaaacccatCCTCttaaaactctctcttcttattccccttccttctgtaattcgtaccctgtttaattttccttatccctttagctttggtttttctttcccttttccaaATTTTCTTCCTCTCAGAACTTCAAGTCCCCAATTTAACATTAGGCCAAGGGGGCCctgttgtttggggggggggggggccttaaaCAAATTGGTTTCCCGGGGGCCTCTCAGGGGGAATAAAACCTTTTTGGCAAGTTTTTTCTTTGGGGGCAAAAACCCCCCCACTTTtcccaccagatttatcctttatacaagaaatagtctatctggagAATCTTCCCCCTCCAACTCCCTATAGGTTTATTTTAAGGTGTTCCCACCTTTTCTTTCTCAAAAATTGTGTTTAACTATTGCCGAATGTCGAATGACCAGCCAAAAAGCAAAGTCCCATCTTAACCACTCTCTCCTTCCTGGGTTTGGTTCTCTCCCCGCCCAATTCCAATGGCCCCCGCCATGCCACCCcgcccgcccaatcgcctcattttgtTTCACTTCCCGACATGGCCATTTCTCAAAATCTGCCCCAACTAATCACCCGCCTCCTCATGGCTTTCCAGTTCCAGTTTTGGCATTATTCCATCCCAATGTTCTCCCAGAAATtttcccttcctctcttcttacgtgtgcaaccaacttgtgggaTGCATATGCGCTTAATAAATATTCGAGAATCTTCCTCCtcaataacatatcttcaatctgatgataccggTCCATTCTTTTCTATGCCACTTCTAGTTACCGAAGTTTtgtttagttcactagacagtacttaTGCCAAGGACCTCCATTTATCTACCTTGTTtattgctccactataatatagcttattagtccatcccctcccaactctttagctttatttcctttccacccgCGTTTTTCTTGCACAATCGCACACCAacaatctactttcttttcttcctcATCAAAGTCAGCCCAATTCTCTACCTACccctcccagtcatggacccaaacatttagctgacatactcttgAACCCAATGTTTGAGCCTCGCTTTGTCTTTTAAGCTGCACCCCTCCgggctcctgatgcagtagccctcgacCTTAGCCGACAGAGGATTTTAAGGGTGCGATGTCCTCTGTTGGCGTCGTTTTACGGGAGTAACGGCCCTGAGCAGTTACCCTCTTTCCAGTATTTCGGCTCATTCCCATTTTTGGTTTTCTGGCACAGGATTTTTACAGCCGGAATGCCCTTCCCCTGACCCAACCCTCCCTACCCTTTTATTCcttccgggcttgggaccggcaggCCCTCGGACATTAAGGTTGGTTCCCCCCCAGGCTatataaagtaaaacaaaaaaaaattattatttttcttactatATTTCAAGGgttaaataaatgttgttttgaggaattattttattttactaattccaGATTTTAATATCCTGTTTTAATTGCTAATTTCTTACtttgaagcccccccccccccccatataatGGAAGCCTAGCTCCTGGATTTAACCGCCAGTGATGGCAATAGTAATTTAACGGCCAACTCGTAACTACATGGTTCATGTCAGTTATAATGTAATCACATGTCTTATTATCATCCAAATTACAATTCCTATTAGAATGGAAACAATATCAAATATACTTACAATTCACTTTACAACCATGTAACTATCATTAattcaaataacatttattacattaaaagaaaagttacaagctATTTTCAATCTTGCTTAGTTTTATctacagtttgattttttttcttgttagtttGAATTACGTTCCTAATCATACAACTAATATTTGCTAAGAATATGATATCATGGTGGTTTGTTTAACTGCTTAAAACACTATTCGGCTTTGCGTGTTTTAAACAATTAATAACCAAGGGTTTCGTTTACCGTTCACTCGAAAGGTTGAAACGTTTTCAACGCTTTATTTAAGTGGAAAATCTCTTAAagaatctttatttacaaaaatattatgttaataataatgtagtaattaatcattttctacccaagttacataaaaagacatttaatctaattaaaaaaaaaataaaaaaagtatttaaatttatttatttgagaacgAAAATAAATCAATCCCCTCGAAGAATGCCGAGTTTTTCTCGGCATGAACAAGGAGGCCGATTTCTTCTCGGCATTGAAGGTCTGGTTCTCCGCCTGTAGAGTTTTTTCTCGGCAAATCGGGGGAAAATTCGGCATTTCGGCAACCCTGCCCAGTGGTCAGTCAGGCCCCTTTTATCCTTCCCAGAATGAGCgccaaccttccatccaatcgacctacgGAGACGCCTTAATACGCCgcacgccccgcaacatgtgcgcGGCATGTATTAATCGTGTATGAGGGCGCCGTAAAGGCACCACAAGGGCCCCGCATGGCACTGTGACATCAGGCTGCAACACTCCTTTGCGGGAGGTACGGCGTCGCACCACATCACACCACGTGCGGTGTGGTGTTGTGTGGCACGGAACcatgcgggttcttacctcttgTTGCAAGGCCGCGCCACACCACATACAGCCTCGTGCGACTTCATCGACCCGCCAGACGCCgctcaaaaatttgaaatgatttaacaGTCTTCGCCTGCTCCCGCCAGCGAGGTGGCgcgcttttggtgcgtttatagtgcggtttgtaacggtttcttgcggtcccacgccgtactAGCCTGCACCatgaaagtgcgtaggtgtaaaccagtctttaCACGTCACTTTTAATGCTGCGATGTAAAGTAACTTACTTATATTGCATTTAGTACTATGCTTCATCGCTTTTTCCTTCAAAACTACTTTCTGCTATAGTTAATAATGTTATGAAAAGTAACTCCTGTAAacttttatgatttttaattCGTTGTTTACCTAGATGTTACTTTAGCTTTCAAATGATTTATGGTATAGATAACTGCACTCGTCATATTCCACTTTTGTTGTTAGATTTAAAAAGAAGGTTAACtcaaaaccaaaaataaactCCAGATGATTTAATGTCCTATCTTTTGTACAGTATTTGAATATTCAAAGGTATTCAGTCACTCTTGCAAGTTTGATTTATTCGCCTGATATTAGTACTATGTCAGTATAAAAACATCATCTCACTATGGAGTTAACTTGTAGCTCAGTGTCCCTGATATTTTAAGTCGTCGAGAGGCCAATAACAAGACACTTAATGGATGTAATCTATCTCGCTGACTTCATACGTTCCCTTTTATGGAACTTCAAAGGGGAACTTCGCAGATTGGGTTGTAGTTTCCCAGACAGGAGACGTCGGCGATGAGGAAGTGCGACTCCAGATCCAAAACTGCGCAGTTCAGGGTCTTGTCGTTAAGGGGCCTCAAGGTCAGGGCTTCGTCGCAGTCGTACCTCCAGTAGGGGGCGCCCATGGGGACGCTGCCCCCATCAGTCCATCGCCAGTAGCCTTCGGCATCGTCGTCAGAGGCGTCTATCCAGTAACTGGAGTGGTCTAGGCCTACGGGAAAGAGACGAGGAACCATTGTTCATGAGCATTTTGTGATTTCGTGTTCTGAGTTTGACACTCTTGGAAAACTCAGATGTCACAAGGCAAAGTAGAGTTTTCCTTAGATTTTCTGTTAAGAAAATGCAATGTGAACGAAAGAACAGCACAGAGGAAGAACACATTTGCAAAGGTGACGAGAAAAAGGACGAGATTCTGAGAAAGTGGTTTGACTTAGACCCTTTCAGCAGGTTCTCTCAATCAAGACCATCTCGAATGGGCCAGTTTCTTTAATTTTCACGCTTCAAAGAAGAGATAATTGCAATAGTTGTAGTCAAGCAGTGACTAAGGGAAAAATTGCAATTCTTGCAGCCTTTGATCTTATATAAACTAAGTTTTATCTTATTCCATCTTCATTCAGTGATATCCCAGCAACAAGGATACTTCGGATATTAGATCAAGCTTGTCTTTGAACGAAGGCATCTTCTGCAAGGCACAAAATATCCCCATTTCAAAAACCATCTATTTTTGTAAGTCAGTAAAGGGACTGGTGATTATTACCCATGGAATGttggtattttgcttttattattcttGTCTGTTTCTATAAACTGTGTTTATTGAGGAGGAAGATTGAGTTTTAAAGAATGGCCATTCTATATTTGGACCAGATTACTATGCGGCTCTACATTggaatttgaaagtaaatattataaCACACAATTGACAAAAGCATAGATATAGTATTCCCgtgatatacaaataaataaataaataaataaataaacaaccagAGAAGCGTAAATATAAATTAGAATGAAATTTAGACATTCAAGGTGATTGAATGGTTCTCCACCAAAACTTTTAATCATTTTACATTCAAGACAACAGAGTCAGCACAGGCGGCAAGGAAGGAATACCGTCTTAGGCCCATGTAACATAGCTCATCGTTCGGGTATATTTAGTTCCGAATTGCTATTTACCAAATGCTCACCTATATTGAGTGGAATGCTTTTCGTTTAACCTGAGTTCGTCTGTCAAGTGGGAATGTTTGAGTATTCATCTAGTGCAGGGGTCTCCAAGCTAAGGCCCAGGGACCACCACAACCGAAACTAATATTCAAAAGCCAAGTATGAGTAAGCCTCAGTTTTACCACTTTCAGCTAATGGCAGTCTTCTCCCTTCCCCTTGGTGCTGGTAGCCTGGTACCTACTATCCTTGGAATtaccattttcatatttaaattgcCCAGTTTTGTTTTGAATATCTCCCATTTGCTGTACTTTAGtttgaaataataagatatatggaaatgactttttttcaGTGGGCCGCAGAGATGTGCAAAGTACACAATGTGGTCCTCATCCTGAAAAGTCTGGAGCACTCCTGATCTAAAGCAACTGTATGTGAGGATGGAGGAAGAGTTGCGTAGACTTAATGGAAGTGTGAAAATAATCCAAAAAGCTCAGCCACATCTCTGACTTCATAGTTACCGTATTTCAGGATGTAATTGATGAGTTCTGCAAGCTGCGACGCGGTCAGAATCTTGGCGAGTGTGGCGCCCTCTGCCTGCCTGGAACAGTAGAGTCTCATGTCGTAGTAACTTCCGGATTCCAGAGTGTCAAACAGGAGGCACTGGTTGCCGATCACCTCAAATGGAAACGGGCAGCCTAAAAGAGGTGGAGGAAGAATGATAAAGGTGACAGACAGAACTTATTTTTTCGTAGGCCTATGAGAATCATGAGTAAAGTAGCGCTGTGCTAATCATGAGTAAAGTAGTCCTATACGTATTATGAGTAGGGTAGGCCTATGCGAATCATGAGTAAAGTAGACCAACAAGTAGTCCTATGTGAATCAGAGTAAAGTAGTCCTATGCGAATCATGAGTAAAGTAGGCTTATACCAATGTTAATTAAGTAAAGTAGGTTTAAACAATTTTAAAGTAAAGTAGGTCTATTCGAATTATGAATAAAGCATTCCTGAGAAAATCATGAGTAAAGCAGTCCTATGCAAATCATGAGTTAAATAGTGCTGTGTAAATCATAGTAAAGCGGTCCTATGTGAATCATGAGTAAAGTAATCCCATGCAAATCATAAGTTAAGTAGTCCTATGTTAATTTTGAGTAAAGTAGTCCTATGTGAATTTTAAATAAAGTAGGCCTATGGGAATCATGAGTAAAGTAGTCCTATGCAAATCCTGAGTTAAGTGATCATATGTGAACCATGAGCAAAGTGATCCCGTGCGAATCATGAGTTAAGTAGTCGTATGTGAATTTTAAGTAGAGTAGGCCTATGTGAATCATGAGTAAAGTGGTCCCATGTAAACCATGCGTAAAGTTATCCCATGCAAATCATGAGTTAAGTAGTCCTGTGTGAATTTTAAATAAAGTGGGCCTATGTGAATTTTAAATAAAGTAGGCCTATGTGAATCATGAGTAAAGTAGTTTTATGCAATCATGAGCA harbors:
- the LOC135217480 gene encoding uncharacterized protein LOC135217480; protein product: MGFSTLPQALEMGKLTLILAACAIVLAPAVVQGCPFPFEVIGNQCLLFDTLESGSYYDMRLYCSRQAEGATLAKILTASQLAELINYILKYGLDHSSYWIDASDDDAEGYWRWTDGGSVPMGAPYWRYDCDEALTLRPLNDKTLNCAVLDLESHFLIADVSCLGNYNPICEVPL